The Setaria viridis chromosome 9, Setaria_viridis_v4.0, whole genome shotgun sequence sequence TCAGCCTCGTCGTGTAAGGTGTAACTACATGACCTGCGCCATGGCGAGCGTGACCAGCAACAGGAGCTGCCGTAGACGCCGCGACGGAACGGAGCCTGAAAACAGAAGCACATCACATCACTGAGGCAATGTCTCAACTCTCAACGCATTGCACGATCGAGCGCTTGAAATGAGTAGGTTGTAGTTGCATTGCCTTTTGTGCCGGAGGGAGGACCAGACGGCCCCGACGAGTCGTGGTTCCCTGTCGGCGccggcgagagcggcggcgagggcttcgacgccggcgccggcgccggggcgagTCCCAGGGCGGAGCAGCCCTTGCCGAAGAAACCTGCACGGCAGCCGCCAAAGGCGAAATGAATCGAAGCTCACTCACGCAAAGGGTGATTCAAACTAAAGCAGCTTTTGAACGGTTGCACGCGCGAGCATCCCGGGTGCGTGTCCTCACGTACAGTTCTTGACGCAGGGCAGCGCGGTTTGGTTGAGCAGGTTGGCGTAGCCTGGCTGGCACTCGCAGGTGTAGCTGAagagggcggcgccgcccgtcttgcacgcgccgccggctccgcaGCTCACGACGGCGCAGACTGCACGGACGTGTCCAGGGAGAGAGAACGCACGCATCTATCAAAGGTCCTGGCCATGTGCTCAACACGACTGTACAGAGACACACAGACTAGGAGGCAGGGTGAGGCGCCGGTGAGTGACTCACCGTCCTTGGGTATGCCTGTGGGCGGCGTCAGGCTGAGGTTCAAGCAGGTGCCGTCGAAGGAACCTGCCGGAGATGATCGTCGGTGAATGCCTTCATTGTTCATCTGAAGCTACATATATAACCAGGCAGCATATACTGTACTAGTGCAGATGCAGACAGAATCGATGGTTTACAGTTTGGGACGATGCAGGGCGAGAAGGGGACGGCCTTCCAAGCCTGGGACCAGCCGGGGTCGCAGTGGCACTCGTAGATGGGAATGCCGGGGACCAGCTCCGGCAACTCGGTACAGTTGCCCCTGCCGCAGATGGCCGTGTCGCAGAtcgaggcgccggcggcggcgtaggcgagCAGCGCCAGGAGCAGAAGCCGCATGGGCTCGGACGCCGTCGAGCTTCCTGCCAGCACCGCCATCTTCTAAGGCACCACGCGTCAGGTGTGCGGCTACAGGCTACTAGGAGATCGAGGAGCGCAGGGCGGCGTACGGCGCTGGGATCGTGTGcgagggccggcggccggccggagtCCGGAGACAAATGCATATGTAGTTTCGCCGTCGCCTCGGATGGAACGACAACAACGGAGAAAAGCGGCGGCGCCGATGGAGCCCGGATGGGTAGCTTTCTCGGAGCTGGCAACTGGCAACGACACGGCGACGCGTGGATCGGTTTGTTTCGTCTTCGCGGCCGGTCCTAAGTTTCATCACCTCAGCTTGTGTGTTTGTTCACAAGAGACGAATTGGGTTTGGATGCGTCCGAACATTTTGCTATGGAAAGTTCTGTTTTGGACGCGCGACCGAGAGAAAAGCCCGCTGAATTGGACGAATCCGCAACTTAAACCTCAGGCGATTCGAAGCGCGGCTGCCGAGAGCTTCTCCAAAAACTAAATTTAGATCTAGAGTCAATAAACTCGTCTCCAACAAATTCTAAAAGTGCTCCTAAATCTTTTGCAGTCCCAAAAAAATGGAGCCAAACTGCTAGATTTTTGGCAGCTCTGCTGCCACGCTCCCAATCCTCCTATTCTTACGATACTGTTCACatggaaaaaaattcaaacGCTGGACCACGGATTGATGATGTGGCAGAACTTTAGTTTTTTGGGAAAATTTTTTCTGAAAACTGTTGGATGAGAGATTTTATTTTCCTCCCGATAGTTTCAGGTAAGATGTCAACCAGTTTTTTTAGTCTAGTTTTTAGACCCACCGAAGCACAAACGACCTACTTTGTTTCCTCCCGATAGTTTCAGGTAAAAGTATTTTGCTTTTGGGGCAAGCATCTGGTTTCCACTTTCCATCCGTGCGGTTGCTTCCAGGGTGAAAAATTAATTTTGcttgttttttcatttgagCAAAATTTGGATAAATAGGAAAATTCCGTCTCGTACCATGAGGATCACCACAAAATCCAAGCATCGTTGCTGTCTTGTGCTTATCAACGTATGGTTCAAGGAAAGTGGGTAACCACGAGGATCGAAATCCCTGCATGTTGGATTTTCTAGTGAACAAGAACTTAGGACCGTTTGGCATGACTCTACCTTTTGCAAAAATGACTTCG is a genomic window containing:
- the LOC117835463 gene encoding uncharacterized protein, which translates into the protein MAVLAGSSTASEPMRLLLLALLAYAAAGASICDTAICGRGNCTELPELVPGIPIYECHCDPGWSQAWKAVPFSPCIVPNCSFDGTCLNLSLTPPTGIPKDVCAVVSCGAGGACKTGGAALFSYTCECQPGYANLLNQTALPCVKNCSVPSRRLRQLLLLVTLAMAQVM